A segment of the Lepus europaeus isolate LE1 chromosome X, mLepTim1.pri, whole genome shotgun sequence genome:
AAAGATAGAAAACATCCAAGGGAGAATAACATGACTTAAAGGACTCAGTAAGATCTTACCTCGGGTTGCGATGTGAAATACTGGCACCAGAGGTACCAGTGACAGATCCTGGAAGTGCCTTGCAACAGCCGCCCCGGCCAACTGTGGAGCGCTGATCCAGAAACCAGCGAGTGCAAGAGGCGGGGCCTCACTTCAGCCTTGCAGTTGAGTGGTCCCATTGGCGGACGCACGCACTGCGTCCTCACGTACTACAGCGCCGACGTGGCCCCTTGTGTGCCGCTGGGTTTCTCCTGCTGTCGCCGCCATTTTCCTCGCTGCCGCACACCACAGCTGCGTCAGAATCGCGGGCGTTGAGGCTGCTGCCATGTCGTCAGTGCCGCTGCGCGTAGCTGTGGTGTGTTCAAATAATCAGAACCGAAGCATGGAGGCGCACAGGGTCCTCAGCAAACGAGGTTTCAACGTCCGGTCTTTCGGGACGGGCGCTCAGGTGAAACTTCCAGGGCCGGCAATTGACAAGCCAAATATTTATGATTTCAAAACCACGTATGAGGAGATGTATAACGATCTTGTTAGGAAAGACAAGATCCTCTATACACAGAATGGAATTCTACATATGTTGGACAGAAATAGGAGAATCAAGCCGCATCCAGAAAGGTTCCAGAGCTGCAAGGATACATTCGATCTGATCGTCACTTGTGAAGAGAGAGTCTACGACCAGGTGGTGGACTGTCTCACCTCTCGAGAACAGGAGACCTGCCAGCCGGTACACGTGATCAACGTGGACATCCAGGACAGCTACGAAGAGGCCACATTAGGGGCGTTCCTCATCTGTGAGCTCTGCCAGAGTCTGCAGCACGCCGAGGACATGGAGAACGAGATGGAGGAACTGATCCAGGCGTTggagaagaagagcagcagggccTTCCTGCACACCATCTGCTTCTACTAGACTGTCCGCTTAGAGGCCGGGCTCCGCCTTACCTCCGAAGCCGTCTTTCTTGAGCTTCTTGTTAAGACTTTTCTCCTTGATAACAGTTTTACTTTTAGGTTGTTCTGCAAGTGGACAGTAGTAATGACATCACATTTACCTCGGTGAACTCTATATGAAATGAGAAGATATACATAAAAGCTACATTAAAAACAAGTTTTTCTAGCCTACTTTACTTAGAAGTGGGCTGTTGATTATGAAGCTTTTCtctaaccaaaaaataaaaaaattaaaaatgttcatagCACGTTTTTTTCTAACCTATGCTTGTCCTTATGTGTGCCTgcctttcccttttcttctgccGTGGCTGCCAAGATGCTACAAACACCTGCACAGAGCAATGGGTTGTACATTATTAGAAAAAAACCTGGAACTGTCCAATGAATAGATGTTGTtagttatcaaaaaaaaaaaaaagaggccggcgccgcagttcacttcgctaatcctccgcctgcggcgccagcacaccgggttctagtcccggtcggggcgccggattctatcccgcttgctcctcttccagtccagctttctgctgtggcccgggagggcagtggaggatggctcaagtgtttgggccctacacccacatgggagaccaggagaagcacctggctcctggcttcggattggcgcagcgccaaccgcagcggccattggagggtgaaccaacggcaaaaggaagacctttctctctgtctctctctctcactgtctaactctgcctgtcaaaaaaaaaaaaaaaagattatttgtatttaatttgtctcagacaaaaaaattaacattatagaaactattttaaaatatgatagcTGAGGATTTTCCAAAATTGTCCTTTTtttagagatatatttatttatttgaaagagttacacagagagaagaggcagagagagagagagagagagagagagagagagagagagagagagaggtcttccacccgctggttcaccccagatggctgcaacagccggagctgcactgatccgaacccaggagtcaggagcctcctcccggtctcccacgtgggtgcaggggcccaaggacttgggccatcttctactgctttctcaggccataggtgagagctggatcagaagtggagcagccgggagtcgaacCGGCACCACTGTGGGatgcactgcaagcagcagccttacctctaggccacagcaccggcccccaaaattgatttttaaaaaaatgcttatgaaTTCTAAGGAAGAAGTGAAGTGAGGCTGGAAAATTCATTTGCATTCAAAATATCAAGGATTCATCCACTGCGTGTAAACAGTCTCAGTGCCTGAAACAAATAGttgaatttgttttaaaggcataGTACTAGGATGGATGATTGAAGGCTTTGAGGAGgagaataggggctggcactgtgccacagtaggttaatcctccacctatagtgccagcatcccatatgggcgccggttctagtcctggctgctcctcttccaaaccagctctctgctttggcctgggaaagcagtggaagatggcccaagtccttgggcccctgcacccgcgtgggagacctgggagaagctcctggctcctggctttggatcagcccagctccggccgttgtagccaactggggagtgaactagcagatagaagacctctctctctctgcctctcctctctctgtaactctttcaaataaataaaacaaatgttaaaaaaaaaaaaaaagaatgaaagtggggggagggggtggagcagGGCTTGAGGCCAGAGACTGAGTGTATCTGAGGGAGTGTCTGAAGGCATGTGGAAAATAAGGGCAATGAAATATGACCAAAAAAAAGGGACAGAAGagtgcccaccccagctcttCATGTGCATATGCTCTGTCCAGCTGTGTGCAGCTGACTGAATCCTACCTCAGATAACAATGACAACCGCAGGCCTGTTTAAATAACCTCACACATGCTTCTATGGATGCACGTGAAGATCTATTTGGCtggtcagctctgtggcacagtgggttaatgccctggcctgaagcgccggcatcccagatgggtgccggttctagtcccagctgcccctcttcaggtccagctctctgttatagcctgggaaagcagtggaagatggcccaagtccttggacccctgcacccacctgggagatctggaagaagctactggcttcagattggtgcagctcagctccagcagttgtggccaattggggagtgaaccatcagacagaagacctctctctctctctctctctctctctctctcactctcttctcctctctctgtgtaactctgactttcaaataaataaataaataaataaataaataaatattttttaaaatgatctatttTGCTGTTAGACCTGAATGGCCATGCCGTCACCCAATGTTCTGCAAAAATGTACAAACCCTAGAGTGAGTTTGGTAAGAGGtaagcatttcctttttcatgatTTTTGTCAGTTGTACCACAGTCCCCAACTATTTGTGTGAGTCCAGCAGGTTGTTCACTTCTCATATAACTGAAGAAGCAACTCAGAAATATTAAGGGGAAACTTGTTTCGTTAATCCACTCCTCCTTTCCACGTGGCCATTTCTTCAACCAAGCCTAATACTTAAGAGCAAGAGCTCAGAACAGACGCTGCTTATTTTCTTAGCCCAAGCAAGCTGTTTTGCAAAAGAGGTTAAGAATAGATTGCAGCTTCTAAGGTCTCTGTTTTCTCCCCTATTGCTTTAATTTAGACAAAAGGAAATCAGTTTGTCTAAGGATTTCCTGAGGC
Coding sequences within it:
- the LOC133753543 gene encoding RNA polymerase II subunit A C-terminal domain phosphatase SSU72-like, whose translation is MSSVPLRVAVVCSNNQNRSMEAHRVLSKRGFNVRSFGTGAQVKLPGPAIDKPNIYDFKTTYEEMYNDLVRKDKILYTQNGILHMLDRNRRIKPHPERFQSCKDTFDLIVTCEERVYDQVVDCLTSREQETCQPVHVINVDIQDSYEEATLGAFLICELCQSLQHAEDMENEMEELIQALEKKSSRAFLHTICFY